From the Coffea eugenioides isolate CCC68of unplaced genomic scaffold, Ceug_1.0 ScVebR1_2563;HRSCAF=3614, whole genome shotgun sequence genome, the window AAGGGTAGTGGGGGAGGAGTGGGGGAGAAGGAGAGGGAGAAAAAAAGGGGAGGATCAAATCGGGCAAAGGGGAAGGATGGTGGGGAAGGAAGATGGggagagggagaaaaaaaaaaaggaagaccgGTACCGGAAGAGGTGATCGGCGCCGAAACTGGTGGCGGAGGTGGTGGTTGGCGacggaggtggtggtgggttggggtgggagaggaagaagaagaaaaggggaaggggatttttttttttttatgttttgggtattttgaagtgtgtaggtaagTTTTTTAGGTTATGTAGTTAAGAGaaaattttttgtgtattagatatTTTGGAGTGCGTAggttaaaaaatttgataaatttttttggaatttttgtagcaaaagttgttaaaaaattagtaacaaacaaatttgtccaaaaactTGGGTTCCAATATATTAACCCTCCCACTCTAAAATACTCGCAAGTTTTAGaaagaaaacgaaaaaaaaaaaaaagtttgagtATCGTGGTGGGCGACGCCGACAAGAGAGGGGGTAGGGAGTGTTTTGGGAAATTCTAAAAGATATTTTAAACAAACATATAATGTTTTtctaaaataattataataagttacaaaaaaaagtttcaaacaATACTCAAAAGAATATACAGTATCTAAGTGGATCCTCAATTTGCAACGTGTGCATGGTCCACTTTCGAATTATTTATTGACATGtttgtgttcaattttgctAGAGCCACTGAATTGTAAGGCCATATTACAAGTAATAATGTAGTAAACAAATGGTggatataaataaatttaaaacttgtggtttattaattatttttctttaaatttatcAATTTAGTATTGGTGTCAAGTTTTATTATGTAAAGGTAATTTTACATGTTTGATCTGGTTAGAGAAAGAAACAATAATGTCACCATTATTTTATGCTGCTTAGTAACTTGTTGCTTCAATGGATTATCATTCTACTTACATATCTAGgcaaattcacaaaattataCTTAGGAACAGATTTTTGTTCAACCATAAAACTCAAATATGGCCCATGAGAATAAATGAGCCTTAAGATACATGTTAACCATGTCAATCAAGATTATGCTTTTTAAGTTAAATGTGCATGTATTCAACAGTATTAGGCGAACTAATGTTATTTAACCTTATGATTCCATAATCTGATCCTATTTTCGTCAAACGATCATATGTAGGATCCAGATCTTACAAACTATAGTCCATCTATACTAAAACTTGAccaaaacgaaaaaaaaaaggaaaattttgaaaaagagtaatagaaaaagatttggaattcatAAGTAGGGTGTAACCTTTTGGTAGATTTGTGAATAGCACACCGGTTAACTATTCATAAATtacagaaaaaaaatttattttgtaggCAATTCATGAAATTACCCTTAGCGTACACATTAGCACTCGCATGCGCACGTAACTTGATTTAGATATTCACATTTGAATGTATACTATGTATTTagcaaaatgcatattttttattaattaaagtgCGCATTACTATTCAATGAAGTAAAAGTCGGCAGACTCGGCACCAAGATAATGTGGTCATTTTGCGAGAAATTTATTACCTATTTAGATCTATAAATAGTAACCCAAttataaatttttcaaaaattatgctCTACTtgtgaatttcaatttttccTACTACctattttccaaatttttcaaaaaaaaaaataaccatTTGCTATATCACTTCTACAATGTGATCTGTatggaacaaaaaaaaagagacaatTGAAAACGTCGCTATTCTGTGTTTAAagaatttcaaaaagaaaatttccaaataagttCCTTTCCAAGCGGAGCCATTAATATTTCTAAACCCAATTGATTGATTCCATCCTTTTTTCttagaattttttatttatttttaattagatAAAATTACATTTAATATTTGGATTACATATTTACCATGTTGCAGCTATCAATTAGCAGCATTTCCTAAAATCTATTAATTAACAATAGGGCTAATTGTAGTTTGCTCCCTCGCACTTGTAATATCTTGCACTCTGAACTTTCAAATTTATCTCATTTAACTCCAATTAATAATAACATTGGCAAAGTGGCGTAGGCGGGACCTTTGTTAATGTTCATGCATCAATTGGGCCAATGAGTACtgaaattacttttttatcCTTGGAATGGAGGTAATCTACAGGAGAAGAGAAGACGGAAATTGTAAGGTTATGCACTGAAATAATGTGATATAAATTAGTGACGGATTTGCTCGTTGTTGTGCTGGAAAATGGCCAGTCGTAGTGTGAAGAGGTATTCTGCTCCTCGGGACTCCTACGAGGCACATAGTCCGAAGATGGAGGCTGTTTAATAGTACAGTACAGATGGGCATTGTGAATGAGTTCTTCGACCTAGACGATGCGATACCGTCTGGCACGATTACATGAAGCTATCGGAATTGGGCTAGGGACCTGGTCATAGATATGGCAACAAGTGCAAAGTGGCCTCCATGGCTGCTGGGCAAGTCTCCAGCAATGGGATGGTTTTCTTGAGTTATCTTCAGAAACTGAGTGAAAAACTTGCAATTGCTTCTGATCTTGTGTATTAACTTTTTGTCTAGAGATGTCGTAGCGAGTGTTGGATATTGTTTCAAAGGTCTGCAGCATGGAGTTCGAGGGAAGATTGATTCGAATGGGAAAGTTTCCAGTTTTTTTCCAAGAAAGATTCTAAGTTTGTTCTTTCAGCAGAGATTGATCATCCCAGAAAAGATCAACTGAAGTTTGGGTTTGGGATGAGTTGCTGATCAGCCACAGCTTTCCTGGTTTCAAAGAGGATGTCCTCTCACAGGTCTCACTTATACGGTAcaattataaaatattaaagCCTAAAATTTGGGTATTTGTACGTTTTGCCTTCACTGAAGCAAATTAATTGGTATACAGTAGTATGTttcaaaccaagaaattcaCTCAATTCTGTTTAACATTCTCTGCCGTGAAAAGCTATTTAACATGAAATACTCCTTAGAAATCTCGCGCAGTATTCTTGAATTGTCACCCACTCTAATTGAGCAAAATTTCTGCTAGCTACaattagaggtggcaaatcaacccacttaattaaatttacccatacccgcccatgaatagatgggtatgggtatcttaaatttttgtatatgagTATacaatgggtattattgggtaacccatcaaacccaattaacccatttagaattctcttcccctaaatctcttctttttccccacccatttttttttcaaatttttcattttgtcatgatgttaactacttttgtttcattattattattatttgttggttttattttattattttactttctctttgtttgttaacttgctcatttttcggcattaccaatttatgataaatttgaacctcttttcttatctttctaaaatgaaattttaaatttatatatgaaaaaaatgttaggggttcaaaatttttggattaaatttttatattaacttttatagtacttagttcaaatttttatattcttattattcaattattaaataatatgtaattttgtgaaatagagtataaatgaaaaaaattggtaattaggcttattgaacattataagtaaatatttaaaactaatgatgggtacaaagagcggtataaattgataacttagtttgcaaaaatgaatttaaatgaatttacaaaaaattaaaataaatgggttataaatgggtaattgggttacccaattcattttttgacttacccatttatacccatctaattaaatgggtataaatgggttgactcacttatacccattacccattttacccaatccAAATccgcccaagtcacccattttgacacctctagctACAACGTTGCTCTTTCGTTGATTCAGCAGTAAAGGCTTTACATTGGGAAATTCCATTCGAATATATACACATCTAAATCACTATCAAGCACAGCAGATCTACAAAAATTTGCCAGCTCAGAACTCTATAAATCAATAGTAAGTTTCCAATTCTCTCTGCTACAATACGCTGTAGTCAGCTGCCGCAATTGCACTGAAGAAATCTTTTCATAATGTAGTGAATCAGTTACCACAATGGGTGGGCAAACtgccttttctcttttgccTTCTGGAGAAGTGGAGTCAGAAGTCGCTAGATAAGGCAATGCCATCACCAGAAAAGAATAAAGATGGTCAAAGCTTTGAGTTCTTTGGACGCTAAACTAGAGGATATGGCTTGTAAAAGCATTTAAATCTTGTCGGCGTGCAGTTTAAATTTGCCTCAATATTTCACTTGGTTATAACACGATCACCAATAGTCCCCACATGAACATAAACCATTTCTAAAATGGTGAAATCTTTTGGAATCTCTTACCACAATCTCCCGTTCAACAATCTTCGAGATTAATCGTATTGTTGTATGACAATCCATACAAATTCTAAGATTCTTTATCACCTGGATTGTTGCACCGGGAACTGAGTTTAGAATTCCAAAAGCTACAGCTAGCTTCTCACTGTGGACTTGTAATGCCATTCCCTTCTCTTCGTTCTCAACATCATGAAGAACTGATGTTGTATCCGCTACATAGCCAGCTTCCTGCAGCTTCACATATAGTTCTTCCAAGTATGCATATGTCTTCTGATGTTCAGGATGTTCTCTGTCCCCAACTAGAATCACATGAGCTCTACCTTTTAGTTCCACCAGACTGAAACCAGGTGGTTTAGCCAATCCATGACTTTGCATATAAATTCTCATCCTTTTCACATCATCCCACCTACCAGCTTCAGCATAAATGTTTGACAGCGAGACATAATACCCACAGTTGTTTGGGTCTAATTCAAATAGTTTCCTAGCTGCAATCTCCCCAAGCTCCACATTCTTATGCATCCTGCATGCTGCGAGAAGAGAACCCCAAACAACAAAATCGGGCGGAGTCTTCATTTCCCTAATCAAATCATATGCCCTTGAAAGAAAACCAGCACGCCCCAGAAGATCAACCATGCAACTATAGTGCTCCACGCCTGGATCTATGCAAAACCTGTCTTTCATGGCTCTAAACCAAAACCATCCTTCATTTAGAAAGCCAGCATGACTACAAGCAGCTAATACCGACACGAAAGTTATGTAGTTTGGTTTCACCCCCATCTGATTCATCTCATAGAAGACATCGAGAGCTTCTCTGGCTTGTCCATGCATTCCATATCCAGCAATCATGGCAGTCCATGACCTCACATTCCTTTCTTTCATTCGATTGAATGCTTTCCTTGCCATTCCAACCCTCCCACACTTGCAATACATGTCAATGATTGAGGTTCCCACATATATATTATCCTCAAATCTCATCTTAATAACCTGATCATGTATGCACTTGCCCAGCTGGAGCGCTCCAGAATGAGCACAAGCCAGCAACACCGTAGACAAAGTCATAGCATTATGATCAACATCTGTGTCACTCACCATCGAACGAAATGCTTGGATAGCCTCCGTTGAG encodes:
- the LOC113756925 gene encoding pentatricopeptide repeat-containing protein At3g26782, mitochondrial-like — translated: MKFLSKWRSISVRFYSTNLNLTTALFNKYVDRTNVYSWNSIIAELARNGDYIEALRAFLSMRKLSLKPNRSTFPCSIKSCSALCDLTSGKQAHQQALILGYNADIFVSSALVDMYAKCGDLDDARKVFDEIPHRNVVSWTSMITGYVQNERAHDALLLFKELLVEEAGESGVMWSSQAEKEVCYLDSVSMVSVLSACSRVSHKSITESVHGLAIKRGFEGELGVGNTLIDAYAKCGNVGFSRKVFDGMEEKDVVSWNSLIAVYAQLGFSTEAIQAFRSMVSDTDVDHNAMTLSTVLLACAHSGALQLGKCIHDQVIKMRFEDNIYVGTSIIDMYCKCGRVGMARKAFNRMKERNVRSWTAMIAGYGMHGQAREALDVFYEMNQMGVKPNYITFVSVLAACSHAGFLNEGWFWFRAMKDRFCIDPGVEHYSCMVDLLGRAGFLSRAYDLIREMKTPPDFVVWGSLLAACRMHKNVELGEIAARKLFELDPNNCGYYVSLSNIYAEAGRWDDVKRMRIYMQSHGLAKPPGFSLVELKGRAHVILVGDREHPEHQKTYAYLEELYVKLQEAGYVADTTSVLHDVENEEKGMALQVHSEKLAVAFGILNSVPGATIQVIKNLRICMDCHTTIRLISKIVEREIVVRDSKRFHHFRNGLCSCGDYW